Proteins from one Sulfurovum sp. TSL1 genomic window:
- a CDS encoding HAD hydrolase family protein produces MPKRPIFITDLDHTFLRTDLSISDFSTEIWNTKSKDAILSVATARSFQKTRDFLEKLHLHAPMILLDGTMIVSPDKKLIDLKTINKALGDAIVEVGLQFGIDPFIIGLKDMQLNEAFLYPRKLNEYQKFVLKGYKNDPRLQFNPENKTMELNLKIVYFGDKETLEPLTVRLKEVFKDAIECKLSPEKYSDGYFLTILHPEGDKAHALKKVMDYMERDPLDVTVFGDSLNDIGMFKLAGTSVAVSNALDEVKALADVILPHTNDEDAVAQYLKGN; encoded by the coding sequence ATGCCTAAAAGACCCATCTTCATCACTGACCTCGACCATACATTTTTACGTACAGATCTGAGTATCAGTGATTTCAGTACAGAGATTTGGAATACCAAAAGTAAAGATGCCATTCTCTCGGTAGCCACAGCAAGAAGCTTTCAAAAAACCCGTGACTTTTTGGAGAAACTCCATCTACATGCGCCTATGATACTTTTGGATGGTACGATGATAGTCTCCCCGGACAAGAAACTGATAGATCTGAAAACCATCAACAAAGCACTGGGTGATGCCATCGTTGAAGTAGGTTTGCAGTTTGGTATAGACCCTTTCATTATAGGGCTGAAAGATATGCAGCTCAATGAAGCATTTTTATACCCGAGAAAACTCAACGAATATCAGAAATTTGTCCTTAAGGGTTACAAAAATGATCCCCGTCTGCAGTTCAACCCCGAAAACAAGACCATGGAATTGAACCTGAAGATCGTTTACTTTGGCGACAAAGAAACCTTGGAACCGCTTACTGTAAGGCTGAAAGAGGTCTTCAAAGATGCCATAGAGTGCAAACTCTCTCCTGAAAAATATTCAGACGGCTACTTCCTTACGATACTCCACCCTGAAGGTGACAAAGCGCATGCCTTGAAAAAAGTCATGGATTATATGGAACGTGACCCTTTGGATGTGACCGTATTTGGTGACTCGCTCAATGACATAGGAATGTTTAAACTTGCCGGCACCTCTGTAGCCGTCTCCAATGCCCTGGACGAAGTAAAAGCCCTAGCGGATGTGATACTGCCACATACGAATGATGAGGATGCAGTGGCTCAATATTTGAAGGGTAACTGA
- a CDS encoding DUF1328 domain-containing protein, giving the protein MLSWAVTFLIIAIIAGVLGFSGIAGTATNIAWILFVVGLIMAVIFWITGRRRL; this is encoded by the coding sequence ATGCTTAGTTGGGCAGTGACGTTTTTGATTATTGCAATCATTGCAGGAGTGTTAGGTTTTTCAGGAATCGCAGGTACTGCAACAAATATTGCGTGGATACTATTTGTAGTAGGATTGATAATGGCGGTAATTTTTTGGATTACAGGACGTCGAAGATTATAA
- a CDS encoding mechanosensitive ion channel family protein, whose translation MKVKRKIPGKTRLENFGMVVTVHGRKVPFFCGGAKCTSQWLPTMYSKFGAYIKSVSKKRLSRGFYNLFLRAVLLGSVLCVQSLTVMAQEPVSKAVETQQLTPPAKEELSLAPAKVDVKPVAHDEEIRKRLQRVLAATDWFTEPQVRVEEGIVFLNGKVESDELKKWAGDLAHNTQDVVAVVNRLQVTPQSIWDFSQPWSDVMLLWRDFFHALPFLVLALLILALTLGISLLTTHGVQTLLRPRIRTQLLQKVIARAAGGFVVLCGLYLILRVSGLTQLALTLVGGTGLIGLIVGIAFRDITENFLASIFLSMQSPFETGDLVEISGVTGYVQQLNMRTTILMTLDGNLVQIPNTSVYKSTIYNFTTNANRREDFVVGIGYDDAINEAQEIALGVLLDHPSVLNDPEPAVLADSLGTSTANLRVYFWINGREHSWLKVRSSVIRLVKRAFQKHGISMPDEAREVVFPQGIPVTMLEGKPEEAHTAAQGKRFSAEARHEELDVVSTKAEAGLSSEATVIEEQARQAQPMKEGENLLPDASETVAVKQMKELNS comes from the coding sequence GTGAAAGTGAAAAGGAAAATACCAGGTAAAACCCGTTTAGAGAATTTCGGTATGGTAGTTACAGTTCATGGCAGGAAGGTACCGTTTTTTTGTGGAGGTGCGAAATGTACGAGTCAGTGGTTGCCTACGATGTACTCCAAGTTCGGCGCTTATATCAAGAGTGTTTCCAAGAAACGATTGTCTCGTGGTTTTTATAACCTATTTCTGAGGGCAGTCTTGCTTGGTTCTGTATTATGCGTGCAGTCATTGACTGTCATGGCGCAGGAACCAGTCAGTAAGGCCGTCGAAACGCAGCAGCTGACACCACCTGCCAAAGAAGAGCTCTCCTTGGCACCAGCAAAGGTGGACGTAAAACCCGTCGCGCACGATGAAGAGATCCGCAAGAGACTTCAACGCGTTCTGGCTGCCACCGACTGGTTTACCGAGCCACAAGTCCGGGTAGAGGAAGGCATCGTCTTTCTTAATGGCAAAGTGGAGTCCGATGAGCTGAAGAAATGGGCTGGCGATTTGGCCCATAATACGCAGGATGTTGTCGCTGTGGTCAACCGGTTACAGGTGACCCCGCAGTCGATATGGGATTTCAGCCAACCGTGGAGCGATGTAATGCTATTATGGCGCGACTTCTTTCACGCACTGCCTTTCCTTGTGCTTGCACTGCTCATTCTGGCTCTGACACTGGGCATTTCCCTGCTAACAACGCATGGTGTCCAAACGCTGCTGCGCCCACGGATTCGGACCCAACTCCTGCAAAAAGTGATCGCACGTGCGGCAGGTGGATTCGTTGTTCTCTGCGGCCTCTATCTCATTCTGAGAGTCTCCGGCCTGACACAATTGGCTTTGACGCTGGTCGGCGGGACCGGTTTGATCGGTTTGATCGTTGGTATCGCATTCCGGGATATCACTGAGAATTTCCTGGCGAGCATCTTCCTCAGTATGCAGTCACCGTTTGAGACCGGCGACTTGGTCGAGATTTCCGGCGTGACCGGCTACGTACAGCAGTTGAATATGCGCACCACGATCTTGATGACCCTCGATGGAAATCTCGTGCAGATACCGAACACCAGCGTTTACAAGAGCACCATCTACAACTTCACTACCAATGCCAACCGGCGCGAGGACTTTGTTGTCGGCATCGGCTATGACGATGCGATCAACGAGGCTCAGGAGATTGCACTAGGGGTCCTCTTGGACCACCCGTCTGTTCTGAACGATCCTGAACCCGCAGTGTTGGCAGACAGTCTGGGGACATCTACAGCCAACCTGCGGGTCTACTTTTGGATCAACGGACGTGAACACAGTTGGTTGAAAGTACGTTCTTCGGTGATCCGGTTGGTGAAACGTGCCTTTCAGAAACATGGCATCTCAATGCCAGACGAGGCTAGAGAGGTTGTCTTCCCTCAAGGTATCCCCGTCACCATGCTTGAGGGTAAACCGGAAGAGGCGCATACTGCTGCACAGGGGAAACGGTTCTCAGCTGAAGCGCGGCATGAAGAACTCGATGTGGTGTCCACGAAAGCGGAAGCCGGATTATCCAGCGAGGCTACTGTCATCGAGGAACAGGCACGGCAGGCACAACCGATGAAGGAAGGTGAGAATCTCTTGCCAGATGCTTCCGAAACCGTTGCCGTGAAACAGATGAAAGAACTAAATTCATAA
- a CDS encoding DUF2254 family protein yields the protein MAMGSGTTMKMIGIGLMVIGLGLALWGYQLSGSIGLQIPQAVTGSDTEKAMTFYITGAVSFLLGIYLISRTLILFWSNLRSSFWFLPFLIVLSSVVYAVVLIQVDYAGGDRWLAQWPRIFGVGADGARDMLSTLAGSMMSVMGITFSMTLLALTLASSQYTSRILRNFMSSHVTQVTLGTFSGIFVYCLIVMHAIRTGDAPFVPILSVFLAFILVFAGIAILIFFIHHIALSIQVSSILPSVVEETNASIDRLFPEKEESNANKAEDKGNEQLASLDERTWYAVPAQKSGYIVSIDHDAILSLAQDKRILVRMEYGIGSFVVQDTALVSLALTYHPDQETIVALNEAYSIGRHRTAEQDPAFGIRQIVDMALKALSPGVNDTSTAVMCVDYLTAILTRLACRQLPSSHRYEEETLRVIAIVPTFEGMLAESFDQIRGSSAGNFAIMARMLGAIGTIANITVSPSHLHALDEQVQYISDLVDRSIESEHDQDQLEKRLSEVREALKAAFLAR from the coding sequence ATGGCAATGGGTTCAGGAACTACAATGAAAATGATTGGTATTGGCCTAATGGTTATAGGTCTTGGCCTTGCATTATGGGGGTATCAATTATCCGGTTCTATCGGTTTACAAATACCACAAGCTGTGACAGGTTCAGATACAGAGAAAGCAATGACATTCTACATTACTGGTGCTGTCAGTTTTCTTCTTGGAATATACCTTATCAGCAGGACGTTAATACTGTTTTGGTCTAATCTTCGATCAAGCTTCTGGTTTTTACCTTTTCTGATCGTTCTAAGCAGCGTTGTCTACGCAGTAGTGTTGATTCAAGTAGACTACGCTGGGGGTGACAGATGGCTGGCCCAGTGGCCACGGATATTTGGGGTCGGGGCGGATGGCGCGCGGGATATGTTGTCGACGCTTGCCGGTTCAATGATGTCCGTTATGGGCATCACGTTCTCTATGACCCTGCTGGCATTGACGTTGGCTTCGAGCCAATATACCTCTCGTATTCTGCGAAACTTCATGAGTAGTCATGTCACGCAGGTCACGTTGGGGACCTTTTCCGGAATTTTCGTCTATTGTTTGATCGTGATGCACGCTATTCGTACTGGGGATGCGCCATTTGTGCCCATCCTGTCTGTCTTTCTCGCATTTATTCTGGTGTTTGCCGGTATTGCCATCCTCATTTTTTTCATTCATCACATCGCCTTGTCGATCCAGGTTTCCAGCATCCTCCCCTCAGTTGTAGAGGAAACCAACGCATCCATTGATCGGTTGTTCCCGGAAAAAGAGGAATCCAACGCCAATAAAGCTGAGGATAAAGGAAACGAGCAGCTTGCATCTTTGGATGAGAGGACATGGTACGCGGTGCCTGCGCAGAAGAGCGGCTACATAGTGAGTATAGATCATGATGCCATTCTGAGTCTCGCGCAGGACAAGAGAATCCTCGTGCGGATGGAGTACGGTATCGGCTCGTTCGTTGTGCAAGATACTGCACTGGTATCACTCGCCCTGACGTACCACCCAGATCAGGAGACAATTGTTGCCTTGAATGAGGCTTACAGTATTGGTCGCCATCGTACGGCTGAACAAGACCCTGCTTTCGGTATCAGGCAGATCGTGGATATGGCCTTGAAGGCACTATCGCCCGGTGTCAATGATACCTCGACAGCGGTCATGTGTGTGGATTATTTGACAGCGATTCTGACCCGGCTGGCATGTCGGCAACTTCCATCATCGCACCGTTACGAGGAAGAAACGCTGCGCGTGATTGCCATCGTTCCGACCTTTGAGGGCATGTTGGCCGAGTCATTCGATCAGATTAGGGGTAGCTCCGCAGGCAACTTTGCCATCATGGCGCGTATGCTCGGCGCCATCGGTACGATCGCCAATATCACGGTCAGCCCGAGCCATTTACACGCACTTGATGAACAAGTGCAGTATATTTCTGACCTGGTCGATCGAAGCATCGAATCCGAACATGATCAAGATCAGTTAGAAAAGCGGCTGTCTGAGGTGAGAGAAGCACTCAAAGCCGCCTTTTTGGCACGTTGA
- the murU gene encoding N-acetylmuramate alpha-1-phosphate uridylyltransferase MurU → MKCMILAAGSGTRMRPLTDTTPKPLLKVGGIPLIVWHIERLAHDGYTDIVINIAHLGYQIPEALGDGSEWGVNITYSDEQEEGGLESAGGIVKALPLLGDEPFLVVNGDIWTDYDFQDHRKLAEGILAHLVLVPNPEHNPEGDFALVNNKVVDAKAYTFSGIGYYSPKLFEGVPYGKSALAPLLRAAMKEGKVTGELYEGEWLDIGTPERLELLNAQLMNRY, encoded by the coding sequence ATGAAATGTATGATACTTGCCGCAGGGTCAGGAACAAGAATGAGACCACTGACTGACACCACACCCAAACCCTTACTTAAAGTAGGTGGTATACCTCTTATAGTATGGCACATAGAACGTCTTGCACATGATGGATATACCGATATAGTCATTAACATTGCACACTTGGGATATCAAATCCCTGAAGCACTTGGTGACGGGTCAGAGTGGGGAGTGAATATCACATACTCGGACGAACAGGAAGAGGGTGGACTTGAGAGTGCAGGGGGTATAGTCAAAGCGCTGCCATTACTGGGGGATGAACCATTTTTAGTTGTCAATGGAGACATATGGACCGATTATGATTTTCAAGACCATAGAAAGCTCGCAGAAGGTATTCTGGCACATTTAGTCCTTGTGCCCAACCCGGAACATAACCCTGAAGGAGATTTTGCTTTGGTCAACAACAAAGTGGTGGATGCAAAAGCCTATACCTTTTCAGGTATAGGCTACTACTCACCAAAACTCTTTGAGGGCGTGCCCTATGGCAAATCTGCATTAGCTCCTTTACTGAGAGCGGCAATGAAAGAGGGAAAAGTGACAGGAGAACTCTATGAAGGCGAATGGCTTGATATAGGGACACCGGAGAGACTGGAGCTTCTAAATGCGCAGTTGATGAATCGGTATTGA
- a CDS encoding aminoglycoside phosphotransferase family protein, giving the protein MHNVLKEWLASLGIEEPELQSLHGDASARSYYRLTNSDGGIVMDASAAKESLPSFMDVGKRLTDANVRIPTIRSYDLEKGFVFLEDIGSTHLLDKCVEGVDARPYYDKAIETLVQLQTTSSEGLEPYDESFLLQEMNLMTEWYLKAYLDTTLECLEGRMLLGSFSLIAKEVLSQPQGIFVHRDYHARNLMLDSHDEIVVIDFQDAREGALTYDLVSLLRDAYVKLDRRELRRLILLFKELKGLDVEDETFIRWFDFTGLQRHIKILGIFARLAIRDGKKNYLQDIPLTLKYILEVGQKYPELDGLIALLKSQYGEFKDAPVTMRIF; this is encoded by the coding sequence ATGCATAATGTTTTAAAAGAGTGGCTAGCGTCACTGGGTATAGAGGAGCCGGAGCTTCAAAGCCTACATGGCGATGCAAGTGCTAGAAGCTACTATCGTCTAACAAACAGTGACGGAGGCATCGTGATGGATGCTTCTGCGGCAAAAGAGAGTCTACCCAGCTTTATGGATGTGGGCAAAAGACTCACGGATGCTAACGTACGTATACCGACCATAAGGTCATATGATCTTGAAAAAGGTTTTGTTTTTTTAGAGGATATAGGCTCTACCCATCTGCTGGACAAATGTGTGGAAGGTGTGGATGCAAGACCTTATTATGACAAAGCCATAGAAACGTTGGTTCAGCTGCAAACCACTTCATCAGAAGGTTTAGAACCGTATGATGAAAGTTTTTTGCTCCAAGAGATGAATCTTATGACAGAGTGGTACCTCAAAGCATATTTGGATACGACACTTGAATGTCTGGAGGGGCGTATGCTTCTGGGGAGTTTCTCTCTGATAGCCAAAGAGGTATTGAGCCAACCGCAAGGTATTTTTGTGCATCGGGACTACCACGCACGCAACCTGATGTTGGACAGTCATGACGAGATCGTGGTCATAGACTTTCAAGATGCAAGAGAAGGGGCTTTAACCTATGACCTGGTCTCATTGCTCCGTGATGCCTATGTGAAACTGGATAGAAGAGAGCTACGTAGACTCATCTTGCTCTTTAAAGAGTTAAAGGGGTTAGATGTAGAGGATGAGACATTTATACGCTGGTTTGATTTTACGGGCCTGCAGCGTCACATCAAGATACTCGGTATCTTTGCCAGACTGGCCATAAGAGACGGGAAAAAGAATTACTTGCAGGATATTCCTTTGACCTTGAAGTATATCTTGGAAGTGGGTCAAAAGTACCCGGAATTGGACGGATTGATCGCACTGTTGAAATCACAATATGGTGAGTTTAAAGATGCACCTGTTACGATGAGGATATTTTAA
- a CDS encoding anhydro-N-acetylmuramic acid kinase, whose translation MAKERYIGIMSGTSLDGVDVVLCEIDASECTLVSALEYPIPLELKSDILTMIESKSTLETLGELDHRLGLLFTQAVGALLIRENIDASSIKAIGSHGQTLWHAPTGEYPFSMQLGDPNILTARTGIPVVADFRRKDVALGGQGAPFAPAFHEFIFNNIKNSIAIVNIGGMANITVLGDKLIGYDTGCGNALLDLWIAEHQAAAYDKDGAWAKTGRVDYGLLDRMMSDNYFEASYPKSTGREKFNKAWLQGHLAGATHNPEDVQRTLLEFTALSISNEVLRFNRDMVILCGGGAKNNFLVERIKALIPNIEVTLATNADEMEAMTFAWLAYKRVHHEKVNLKDVTGASDNAVLGGIYA comes from the coding sequence ATGGCTAAAGAACGTTATATCGGCATTATGTCCGGGACATCCTTGGATGGTGTGGATGTGGTACTGTGTGAGATAGATGCTTCTGAATGTACCCTTGTGAGCGCTTTGGAGTATCCGATCCCATTAGAACTCAAATCAGATATCTTAACGATGATAGAGAGTAAAAGTACCTTGGAAACTTTAGGTGAATTAGACCATCGTTTGGGTTTACTCTTTACGCAGGCGGTAGGTGCATTGTTGATACGAGAGAACATCGATGCAAGCAGTATCAAAGCCATCGGTTCACACGGACAGACTTTGTGGCATGCCCCAACAGGTGAGTATCCTTTCTCTATGCAGCTGGGTGACCCCAATATTCTGACGGCAAGAACAGGTATACCTGTGGTAGCAGACTTCAGACGTAAAGATGTCGCATTGGGGGGTCAGGGTGCCCCTTTTGCACCGGCATTCCATGAATTTATATTCAATAATATTAAAAACAGTATCGCCATTGTGAATATCGGGGGCATGGCAAATATCACCGTTCTGGGTGACAAGCTTATAGGGTATGATACAGGCTGTGGCAATGCATTACTTGACCTGTGGATCGCTGAGCATCAGGCTGCCGCATACGACAAAGACGGTGCCTGGGCAAAGACAGGCAGAGTCGATTATGGACTTTTAGACCGTATGATGTCAGACAACTACTTCGAAGCGTCATACCCCAAAAGTACCGGCAGAGAGAAGTTTAACAAAGCATGGTTGCAAGGTCACCTTGCAGGCGCGACACATAATCCGGAAGATGTCCAGCGTACACTGCTTGAATTTACGGCATTGAGTATAAGTAACGAAGTTCTGCGTTTTAACAGAGATATGGTCATACTCTGTGGCGGCGGGGCTAAAAACAACTTCCTGGTAGAGCGTATCAAAGCGCTTATACCAAACATTGAAGTCACACTGGCAACGAATGCAGATGAGATGGAGGCGATGACCTTTGCATGGCTTGCATACAAACGTGTGCATCATGAAAAGGTCAATTTAAAGGACGTCACGGGTGCAAGTGACAATGCAGTTCTGGGAGGTATATATGCATAA
- a CDS encoding sodium:solute symporter — MNSAFSTLDWGIFFAYFLVLTVTSVLLSRVKVKSTRDYFVGGNSVPMFAAAMSVLATSQSAATFLGGPEYSYGKDLTFIGFYISAFFAVLFVAKVLIPRFYAIRAVTVYELLEKRYGENAKKQAGMMFLIGRLFASGARLYIGALAISMILFLDITPTHVAISISLLMLGALAYAYFGGVKSIIFSDIIQAVTYIGAGIAILIYLYMSMHTDFSIMVSTLQSDNKLRLLDWSISGGFSVWALLGGWLLLNIAAYGLDQDMTQRALTCKSTKEAQNSLMMSIYLTIPVALLFLMIGLLLYLFYQHPELSGLSTEVVQKFDGEKITIFMYYILHEMPEGMRGLVTVGAVAAALSSSNSVLGAMSSVAIEDLYKPWKQKRSNVDEMHFVKAGRNAVLFFAAALSAMAMVSYYWQRYTELPLLSFALGVMAFAYTGLLGVYGAAIFTKRGSATTVPLALLGGFMTVLLLQPYVLGDTLATMLDLKLGFSWQILIGTVVSFGMMMITKEKEHG; from the coding sequence ATGAATTCAGCATTCAGCACCCTTGACTGGGGGATCTTTTTTGCATATTTTTTAGTATTAACCGTGACGTCCGTACTTTTAAGTCGAGTAAAGGTCAAGTCCACTCGTGACTATTTTGTAGGTGGAAACTCTGTTCCTATGTTTGCTGCAGCGATGTCTGTACTGGCTACCTCACAGTCAGCTGCTACCTTTCTTGGCGGCCCTGAGTACTCATACGGGAAAGATCTTACTTTCATAGGATTCTACATTTCTGCTTTTTTTGCTGTCCTTTTTGTCGCTAAAGTACTGATCCCCCGTTTTTATGCGATCAGAGCAGTGACGGTCTATGAACTGCTTGAAAAGCGTTACGGTGAAAATGCAAAAAAGCAAGCGGGTATGATGTTCCTTATTGGACGTCTGTTTGCTTCTGGTGCAAGGCTCTACATAGGTGCATTGGCTATCTCTATGATACTCTTCCTGGACATTACGCCGACACATGTGGCTATATCTATCTCACTATTGATGCTGGGTGCATTGGCCTATGCATACTTTGGCGGAGTGAAATCGATCATCTTCTCTGACATTATTCAAGCTGTGACCTATATTGGAGCAGGGATCGCGATACTCATCTACCTTTATATGAGTATGCATACAGATTTTTCCATCATGGTATCGACCCTGCAGAGTGATAACAAACTCAGATTGCTTGACTGGTCGATCTCCGGCGGTTTTTCTGTCTGGGCCCTGCTTGGCGGCTGGCTGCTACTGAATATCGCTGCCTATGGCCTGGATCAGGACATGACGCAAAGAGCGCTCACCTGTAAAAGTACGAAAGAAGCCCAAAATTCACTCATGATGAGTATCTACCTGACGATCCCTGTTGCATTGCTTTTTTTAATGATCGGTCTGCTTCTTTACCTTTTTTACCAGCATCCTGAACTTTCAGGTCTGAGTACAGAAGTAGTACAAAAGTTTGATGGAGAAAAGATCACGATCTTTATGTACTACATTTTACATGAGATGCCAGAGGGCATGAGAGGACTGGTGACCGTAGGAGCTGTAGCAGCTGCCTTGTCCAGTTCCAACTCTGTCCTGGGTGCCATGTCCTCTGTAGCCATAGAAGATCTCTATAAACCTTGGAAACAAAAAAGGAGCAACGTAGATGAGATGCACTTTGTCAAAGCAGGGCGTAATGCTGTACTTTTCTTTGCTGCAGCCCTCTCAGCCATGGCTATGGTCTCTTACTATTGGCAGCGGTATACAGAACTGCCGTTGCTTAGTTTCGCACTGGGTGTGATGGCATTTGCCTATACAGGCCTTTTAGGTGTCTATGGTGCAGCGATCTTCACAAAACGAGGGAGTGCGACGACTGTTCCACTGGCACTGCTGGGCGGATTTATGACCGTGCTTTTACTTCAGCCCTATGTCTTGGGAGATACGCTAGCAACAATGCTTGATCTCAAACTTGGATTTTCATGGCAGATCCTTATAGGAACTGTGGTTTCTTTTGGTATGATGATGATAACAAAGGAAAAAGAACATGGCTAA
- a CDS encoding N-acetylmuramoyl-L-alanine amidase has translation MIRTLLLSLALLSLTACGKEEAKPAVCTTKPIQPLRIIDKTIDFGPDRIAMTKAYIKSHYGMNVEDIEITPKIIVLHWTAEMNFDKSFKRLQPEKLLSDRKDIMKASALNVSSQFMVARDGTIYRLMPENWMARHVIGLNYSSIGIENIGGKGNKIDDLTPAQRQANIDLVLYLKAKYPTIEYLIGHHEYKQMERTSLWLEKDKGYRTVKSDPGEKFMSDIRKAVKCLDLKAPPKGE, from the coding sequence ATGATAAGAACACTATTACTCTCTCTTGCACTTCTCTCTTTGACTGCATGCGGAAAAGAAGAAGCAAAACCTGCAGTCTGCACCACAAAACCTATACAACCACTCCGGATCATCGATAAAACCATAGATTTCGGACCTGACCGTATCGCTATGACGAAAGCGTATATCAAGTCTCATTACGGCATGAATGTTGAAGACATCGAGATCACACCAAAGATCATCGTATTGCACTGGACAGCGGAGATGAATTTTGACAAATCGTTTAAACGCTTGCAGCCTGAGAAACTCCTTTCTGACCGAAAAGACATCATGAAAGCATCAGCTTTGAATGTATCTTCACAATTCATGGTGGCACGAGACGGGACCATTTACCGTTTAATGCCGGAAAATTGGATGGCCCGTCACGTAATAGGACTGAACTACTCAAGTATCGGCATAGAGAATATCGGAGGAAAGGGGAACAAGATAGATGACCTGACCCCGGCACAGCGACAGGCGAACATTGACCTCGTCTTATACCTCAAAGCCAAATATCCTACGATCGAGTATCTTATAGGACATCATGAGTATAAGCAGATGGAGCGTACATCCTTATGGCTGGAAAAAGACAAAGGGTACAGAACAGTGAAGTCTGACCCGGGAGAAAAGTTTATGTCCGATATCAGAAAGGCTGTCAAATGCCTCGATCTCAAAGCGCCGCCTAAAGGGGAATGA
- a CDS encoding AtpZ/AtpI family protein, which translates to MQNNKEEPKFKKVVDAADGLSLGISMVVAVIIGVGIGLGLRNLTGVGWTLWIGVFIGIGAAISNVYKAYAKQKKSLDELANDPRYTYKKEQQDKYDAEDDDA; encoded by the coding sequence ATGCAAAACAATAAGGAAGAACCAAAATTCAAAAAAGTGGTGGATGCTGCAGACGGACTCAGTCTGGGCATTTCCATGGTTGTTGCTGTCATTATCGGTGTAGGAATAGGACTGGGGTTACGTAATCTTACGGGTGTAGGATGGACACTCTGGATCGGTGTATTCATCGGTATCGGTGCAGCTATCTCCAATGTCTACAAAGCGTATGCGAAGCAGAAAAAGTCGTTGGATGAACTGGCCAATGATCCAAGATATACCTATAAAAAAGAACAGCAAGACAAATATGATGCTGAGGATGATGATGCATAG
- a CDS encoding S9 family peptidase, translated as MKKFLLSLVLILPLFATELTLTTEDGFELHGWLEKPQNTTKPTPIILLAHQFGSDHTSWDMLTMRLHAKGMATLSVDLRGHGKSTMQKGVENSVQLPKNTSEVRAAFDASAPKVGFSKIPQDLIAWLEMIEEDKSLDMQQLYLIGASLGGASLIPVLNDYDAKALITLSAGRSTNTESDMALSSSLTKTYFVATKNDPLGANVNALEYGKKAIAGTTLILSGDGHGTVLLPKVEEYIFLFIDLSY; from the coding sequence ATGAAAAAGTTTCTACTCTCTTTGGTTCTTATACTACCTCTTTTTGCTACTGAACTCACACTGACTACCGAAGATGGATTTGAACTCCACGGATGGCTGGAAAAACCTCAAAATACTACGAAACCTACGCCCATTATACTTTTGGCACACCAGTTCGGTTCGGACCATACATCATGGGATATGCTCACGATGAGATTACATGCGAAAGGTATGGCGACACTCAGTGTGGATCTCCGTGGTCATGGAAAGTCAACCATGCAAAAGGGTGTAGAGAACAGCGTACAACTGCCTAAAAACACAAGTGAAGTGAGAGCAGCCTTTGATGCAAGTGCACCCAAAGTGGGATTCTCCAAGATACCACAGGACCTCATAGCCTGGCTGGAGATGATAGAAGAGGATAAAAGCCTGGATATGCAACAACTCTACCTTATTGGTGCATCACTGGGTGGTGCATCGTTGATCCCTGTGCTGAATGACTATGATGCAAAAGCACTTATCACGCTTTCTGCAGGGAGATCAACAAACACTGAAAGTGATATGGCCCTTTCGAGTTCTCTGACAAAAACCTACTTCGTGGCTACTAAAAATGATCCATTGGGTGCGAACGTGAATGCGCTTGAATACGGTAAAAAAGCGATAGCAGGTACTACACTCATACTCTCTGGTGATGGTCACGGAACCGTGCTTCTACCTAAAGTAGAAGAGTACATCTTTCTGTTTATTGATTTGTCATACTAA